In one Juglans regia cultivar Chandler chromosome 11, Walnut 2.0, whole genome shotgun sequence genomic region, the following are encoded:
- the LOC109007767 gene encoding pectin acetylesterase 12-like, translating into MRVIQILTVLGYAFCFVGFVLSGSERGSFEDFNVTELEIETEKEGLLSLLENDAAAASPSLPKPLMVPLTLIYGAASKGAVCLDGTLPGYHLHRGRGSGANSWLIQLEGGGWCNTIRSCVYRKTTRRGSSKFMEKLIPFTGILSNKAEENPDFFNWNRVKLRYCDGASFNGDSRDEAAQLNFRGQRIWLAAMEELMSKGMQNANQALLSGCSAGGLASILHCDEFRDLFPRTTKVKCLSDAGLFLDAVDVSGGRTLRNMYGGVVNLQGVQKNLPNTCTNHLDPTLCFFPQNLIANVKTPLFILNAAYDAWQLQESLAPRSADPRGYWNNCKLNHALCSSSQIYFLQGFRNQMLNAVRGFSRSRQNGLFINSCFAHCQSERQDTWFADNSPLIANKGIAESVGNWYFDRVGVKAIDCAYPCDNTCHNLVFK; encoded by the exons atgaggGTGATTCAGATTCTGACAGTGCTGGGGTATGCCTTTTGCTTTGTTGGGTTCGTGTTGAGCGGATCTGAACGTGGTTCTTTTGAGGACTTCAATGTCACAGAGTTGGAAATAGAGACAGAGAAGGAGGGTCTGCTTTCTTTGTTGGAGAATGATGCCGCAGCTGCATCACCTTCCTTGCCCAAACCCCTCATGGTCCCCTTGACTCTTATTTATGGAGCTGCTTCTAAAGGAgccg TTTGCTTGGATGGGACGCTGCCTGGTTACCATCTGCATCGTGGTCGCGGATCTGGTGCAAACAGTTGGCTCATTCAATTAGAG GGAGGGGGATGGTGTAATACAATAAGAAGCTGTGTTTACCGCAAAACTACTCGCCGCGGGTCATCAAAATTTATGGAAAAACTGATACCATTCACGGGAATATTGAGCAATAAAGCAGAAGAAAATCCCG ATTTTTTCAACTGGAACAGAGTCAAGCTACGTTACTGTGATGGGGCATCTTTCAATGGGGATAGTCGGGATGAG GCTGCACAACTCAATTTTCGAGGACAGCGGATTTGGTTAGCTGCTATGGAAGAGTTAATGTCCAAGGGAATGCAGAATGCTAACCAG GCTCTTCTTTCTGGATGCTCTGCTGGGGGCCTAGCTTCCATACTACACTGTGACGAGTTTCGGGACTTGTTTCCACGAACTACCAAAGTGAAATGTCTAAGTGATGCTGGATTGTTCCTTGATGC AGTTGATGTATCTGGTGGGCGAACTTTAAGGAATATGTATGGAGGTGTGGTTAACTTACAG GGAGTGCAAAAGAATCTGCCGAATACTTGTACCAACCACCTGGATCCAACATTG tgCTTCTTTCCTCAGAACTTGATTGCGAATGTTAAGACACCATTATTTATTCTAAATGCAGCCTATGATGCATGGCAG CTCCAAGAGAGCTTAGCTCCACGTTCAGCTGATCCTCGTGGCTATTGGAATAACTGCAAATTAAACCATGCACTTTGTAGTTCATCACAGATCTATTTTCTCCAAG GGTTTAGAAATCAAATGCTCAATGCCGTTAGAGGTTTCTCAAGGTCCCGTCAAAATGGATTATTCATAAATTCCTGTTTTGCTCATTGCCAGTCTGAGAGGCAGGACACATGGTTCGCTGACAACTCTCCCCTAATTGCAAATAAG gGGATTGCAGAGTCTGTTGGAAACTGGTATTTTGATCGAGTGGGTGTGAAAGCTATTGACTGTGCATACCCCTGTGACAACACATGCCACAATCTAGTTTTCAAGTGA
- the LOC109007768 gene encoding uncharacterized protein LOC109007768: MASDETMTIHSSTQEDDYDEDIYDGYDHDQQPHPLINLSRLSVCTSSSNLYENDHEDDDDDDDDDVGHGNYYQAAEGDNGMRMFMSRLSIESFDADEEYSDEKEGKELTGLSPDSDSEQGCFSLPATPRRRNRGHGLLNQNHQQLIGVKEYASENEAQKGLLARKKTRNNVRRRKIIRERRPLEKAGWENFDCNKMSKNNMMMDMGGMDAAGVNNSNCQSVSGESDQGSAGGGAGGCSGAGVMVITRPKGGRRSLCMDLEEVKACRDLGFELEHERMLEMPSGLSISGSPLDTSSGGNSPIANWRISSPGDDPRDVKARLKVWAQAVALVSTSRQGS, translated from the exons ATGGCTTCAGATGAGACTATGACCATCCACTCTTCAACACAGGAAGATGACTACGATGAAGATATCTATGATGGgtatgatcatgatcaacaaCCCCATCCCCTGATCAACCTGTCTAGGCTTTCCGTCTGTACGAGCAGTTCTAATTTGTACGAGAATGAtcatgaagatgatgatgatgatgatgatgatgatgttggcCATGGGAACTACTATCAAGCTGCAGAAGGAGACAATGGCATGAGGATGTTCATGTCACGCTTGTCCATTGAAAGCTTTGATGCAGACGAGGAATACTCCGATGAAAAAGAAGGCAAAGAACTAACGGGGTTGTCACCTGATTCCGACAGCGAACAGGGTTGTTTTTCACTCCCGGCGACACCACGTCGTAGGAACCGGGGTCACGGGCTGCTGAATCAGAATCATCAGCAGCTGATAGGGGTCAAAGAGTATGCGAGCGAGAATGAAGCTCAAAAGGGTCTTCTAGCAAGAAAGAAGACGAGGAACAATGTGAGGAGAAGGAAAATCATCAGGGAGAGACGTCCGTTGGAAAAAGCAGGTTGGGAAAACTTTGACTGCAACAAGATGAGTAAGAACAACATGATGATGGACATGGGCGGGATGGATGCCGCGGGGGTTAATAATTCCAATTGCCAAAGCGTCAGTGGGGAAAGCGACCAGGGCAGTGCGGGTGGCGGTGCTGGCGGCTGTAGTGGCGCAGGGGTGATGGTGATAACCAGGCCAAAGGGAGGCAGGAGGTCTCTGTGCATGGACTTGGAGGAAGTGAAGGCTTGCAGAGATCTTGGGTTTGAGTTGGAACACGAGCGCATGCTGGAGATGCCCTCTGGCCTCTCTATTTCCGGTTCACCGCTTGACACCAGCAGTGGCGGCAATTCCCCCATTGCCAACTGGCGCATCTCCAGCCCAG GTGATGATCCACGAGACGTCAAGGCTCGGCTCAAGGTGTGGGCACAGGCTGTGGCGCTCGTATCAACATCTCGACAGGGAAGCTGA